The stretch of DNA CATTTCGCTTTCTATTGAATTTTTCGGACACGTAACGAGCGGCGGTTCTGTTGCGAGTGATGTCTAAGcgcgttttgtttgtgctcaAAGCTTGACGACGCTAGCTAGCCTAGCCCCAAGAGCGCGACATTTCAAGCATGCATAATTGGTAGTGCTGGGAAAAAATCGATTCAAAAATCGATTTTAATCGAAACTTTGGTTTTGGTGTAAACATCGATTCCTGTTTTGGAAATGGAAGTTTTTTGGGACCAATTGAAAGACATTTCATCACCTATTTACCACTATTTAACGCGAATTAGAGTAAAGCAAATGGGTTGGCATGGTCAAACTATGAAAGGTAAGTCCACTCCGCGAAAGCTTCCATTGGTAGCTTACTTCTCAGCTTGGCTTGACTTGAGGTTCTCACAAATATAAGCTTTTAGTGATTTCGCAGCCTGTTGGTACGTTCTCATCTTATGCTAATTATGGTTAGTGGCTCCACCTAATACTGACATACCTTGAAGCTAAGTTGCTTTTTACATGTATCGATATCGCTGGCTTGGATTAGTTAGAGATGGCCGGGAATTTGAATTgagtttaatttaaatattaaagccGGGTATCCAGCACCGCGGAAGCTTGATTGAAGATGAATGAACATTATAGGAACTTTCCTACATCCGGAGTAAGCTCTGCTTCCCAAAGCTTCAAACAGTCTCTTGGGTGTCTGCGGTATTTGAATTCGACACAGTCTCAATGTACAATTGTTTTCCAACTTTTTTTCACCTGGGGAAATCAATCTCATGCGGCTGCAACGTTTTCCGCGCACGCAAAACCCAAAATGTGGCTCACAATACATTGGGATATAACTTTTATAATTAATGGAATTACAAATTAACATGCACATGGTTTCAGCGTAGTATGTTGCCCACTCCATCAGTCCCGAAACCGAAATCCCTTGGCAATCAAATCCTTGCGTGCCTCCAGAATCTCAGCCTGCAGTTCCTTTGCCGCCTCGGGGCAGTCGTTGAAGGTAAAAGTACGGTACAGCACAGTCCACACGGAGTATACCTAGGGTTATTGGAAGAGATGGGTGTTACTAATGCGGCATTCTACGAAGTCCCTCAACTTACGCCAAAGAGCACCAggagcagaagcggcagcagttgAATTTGCAGCAGATATTTGCTCGTGAACTGCGTTTGCACTGTGCCCAGCACCACAGAGAGGTAGGGCACTGCAAAGAGCGTTGCGTAGAAGAGCCAGCGTTGAAGGTTCGtcatatttaataataaatgcgaattaaataaaaaataaatacacgtaaacacaaaacaggtgaccgcggacttatcgatagtTTATATACCGCTTGGCCCTGAGAAATATACCTTCCCATTTTCTAAATATACCATACATCTTCAATCATTTTcatcgattttgatattctgattAAAATTACCAGCTATTTAAGACTCTCAGCACTAAAACTacaattttatccgattgacgaatcaattttccacaagATTGACTAGTTTTTCGGacttctttttattggattgcttGCAAATGAagtttcaaacaaaaaaagtctAATCCCGGTAAAACCGACTAACCATTGCGAGTGCCATAGCAGTCAGCTTTGACGCGGTAGCATGTTAAAGGCGAGATATCGCTACTTCTTATCGATACAGTTTGAAACTTTTCAAAATTAAACACTACTTGAATTAAACTGGGATGGGCGGGGTCTCCGCAGCGCCCACCGTACACGGAGTATTGGCAAGCAGGTCAGCCGTGCGACAGCCAATTATCTGAAACTCGACCTCACTCTCACGCAATGTGCCGCCCACAAAAAGTTTCGGTTCGCTGCTCAGGGCCCAAAGCTCCTCCTCGCCCTTGGAATTTCGGTTGATCTTGAGGCCAGTGACGAACTTGATCTTCTGCGGATTGTAGGCCACGACCCGCAGGTCATCCGCCGTGTAATTTGAGTGCTCCTTCCAGCTAATCAGAGCGCCCAGGCTGATGAGACTGCAGTAAAGATTTCCAGAGTTATCCATGACCTCCGATTCGCACTGGATGCCCCGTGTGCCGAGTACGCGGAACTGATCCTTGACTGCGCTTGAGTTGGCAGACTGCCAAACGGTTTCATTGTTGACCAGCGACAGGGGAATGGCAAACTCATTGAAGCCATTCAGAGTGTGGAAGTACAAAAATCGATCTGAAAAAGAACCACCAAAGAGCTGTCAAAGGGAGTTCTTGGAACATCCAAAATTCAAACCTTACCTTCCACTTCGCTGGGACTCAGGCTCACCGTGAATATGCCCGCGTGCGAGTTGCTGGAACGTGCGAGACGCTCCACAGACGACGGCTTCATCGACTCGTGCTCTATGCGCCACGACTTGCCCGTGAGTGAGTCGTAGACGATGAGGCCATAGCCCCAGGCATCGGCTATGTACGCCTTGCCACCCAGGCACTTGTTGGGCGCCCCACTCTCCGCCAGATCCACCACCAGAGCTGTGAAGATCGAGACGCGGGGCGTGTACGCATTGGGGGGCAAGGTGTGCCGCTGCACCAGCTCATCCTTGACCAAATCGAAGGTGAGTATCTGAGGGGGGCACAGCTGCAGGGAGTTCACCTGCCCCGAGTCGACCACCCAAAGGCGCCAGCATTCATCGATCTGTGGGAAAGAACGatgctggagatggagatctTAACTTTTCCGTTTGCACTTACAAATGTTCTGATGGCAGAGGTAATGCCGGAGCAATTATTCGGTGGTAGGTGCCACTCCGCGTTGGGGTATGCCTCCAGGCGTGGATTCTCCACCAGCTCGTTGTCACTGGCCAACACAGTGGCGAGGGTGAAGGGCGTTTCCAGGCTCAGCCGTGGAATGGTGAGAAAAGTGCGATGCCTGCCCTCATCGCCGTACTCAATGTCCACATCCACGGGCAGGAACTGATGGCTCGAACTGAGATTCGTCCACTGGTGTAGCGTGTGGAGTTGTTTCACGAACAATTGCTGGCACTGCACGGCagagaaaacacacagcaggAGCACTGCACTTTGGATCCTCGACATTGCAAGCAGTAGAGGAGCAGTGTGGAAGCAGTTGGAGAAGCAGTCGCGAAGCAGTAGGAGTAACTGTTGGAGAGCCGCGTCCAATCCCCTCAGACGATGCGTAAAGACTGACGCGCAGGTAGTTGAAGGCTCGGCAAAGGTGTTATAGCCTGCTCGTCGCTAACAGACCCTAATTGACCAAATAGGCGACGcatcgagagagagaacatAAACAAAAGGTCAGCGGCAGGTACACAAGGGTCAAGCAAACAGCATCGAATGGAAGGGAATATTTTCGAGATTTATAGACATCTTTTATGGTGGCTCACAGCAGATTGTTTACGTTTACATAGCCTAAGAGCCCACACAGCCCCGTCCCTGCAGCATGTCATCGACGTCGCAGCGCTGCACCCGATAATTGATCTCTTTGTAGTCGATGGTTCCGCCAAATACCCGCTGGAGACGATTcgagagcagccacagctcctcACGGCCATCGCTGGGCCGTGTCACGATCTTCATGCCACTCACAAATTGCAAGGTCTTGGGGTTGAGTGCCAGCAGCTTGAGATTGGCCTTGGTGTAGGGTGTCTGTATGTTCCAGCCGAAGATGCCGATGGGTTCCAGGAAGCCGCAGAACCAGAAGCCACTCCGGCTCACGGCAtgggccgcacactgcacacCTCTTCTGCCCAGAGCGACGAACTCCTCCAGCGAAGAGCTGATGCCACGCTGCCAACGTGTGGAATTCTGCAGCACATCCAAGGGtatggccagctccagctcattGGACAGCGCATGGAAGATCAGATGGCGACGCAGGCCCAACCCATTGGGTGTCACGGCCAAGGCCAAGGCACCGTCGAGCAGCTCAAAGCTCTCCCCAGCCACTGTGTGGGTGCCAAAACGTGCATCGGGATACGTAAACTTGTTCTCCACGCGCCAGGATTTGTTGGCCTTCACATCGTACACGACAATGGCCTTGCTGGTGGGATCGGCCATGTACACAAACGCCTCCTTGCACACACCCAGCGGCGGGGGATCCTGAATGTCCGCCAAGATGGTCACGAAGCGGCTGACCTTTGCTTTGAATGTGTCCTCGGGCAGACGGTAGCGGTGTATCAGCTGATTGCTGGCCAAATCAATGACCACCACTTGGGGCGCACAATGTTGGACAAACTCAATCTCGCCGCTGTCCAGTATCCACATCTGGCCGCAGGCATCAATGTGCACGCGGTACACGGAGGTCAGTCCATTGCAGTCGCCGCCATGGCTCTTGTGCCAGTCGTAGCTGGGGTATGCCTGAATCTCGCTGCCATTCTCACGCTGCACCTGGGTGACATAGCCCAGGGAGTAGGGCACACCCTGACCGAAACGCGGCGTCGTGATGAAGTGACGCGCAGCTCCACCCTGAGCTGGAAGAGCGATTTAACTTTATTAATGTATCTTTAAGTTTATCTTTCATTGCTTACGCGGATAGTACACATCTATGTCGATGGGTATGGGACTGTCGGGATTGTAGCGCCCATTTCGCAGCACCTCCTCGCGATCCCGCTCACTGGGGAACCCGTACTGAATATTCTTCCACTCGTATACCCTCTGCAGCTCCCTGTACTGTGGATCATGCTCGAATGCTGGCTGATGTGGCTTGGGCCTGTGAGTGAAGTACTGCGCCGCGGAGAGACTTGCGAGGGCCGATAGAAGTAGAGGCAGCAAATACCTaaaaagagtgagagataTCAATATTACTCGACCTTAAATTAGGGGAAAAACACAGTCTCGTCACACCATGGAAGCTTgttcaattattatttattcatggGTATTGTAAACCTCCCAAAATGgagatttttgttgctttcttcaCCAGAAACTTGTCTTAAACTTCGCTTACATTTTGTCTTTCTTATTGGTAGTTCGAACACTCAGAGATCCTTACTCAAAGGCTACTTCCATTGAACTAATTCAGCAGTTGCCgaaaaagccataaaattgccaaataacaaaaacaaaagacagtTTTGCACAGCATACTCGTTTTCAACCTGTTtcttaaatttatattttagctctttgttttgttttttgctcttctttctAGAGACTCATCTTTAGTATGCCCTTTCGTGGGGGTACATCAATTGTGTTCAGAAGTTCGTCACACGCAAAGCAAAGCATTTTTTGGAGCTTGGGGAGACTCTTGACTGCGAATAGTGATCCATTTAGGGCTGCCCTGTCTACCGTTTGCTCTTTTTAAGCtgctaaaatatataaaataaaaattgcgcATAAAATTACCTTTCTGTATCAGCAAGCGTATTGAAAGCCTCGACCCATGCCGCTCTGAAATCTAGTTTGGGCTTTTAGCTGCAACCAAAACTGGAGCATTTCCGACACAAAAGTCTTGACATAATGCCATAGACAGGCAATGCACACATTTAAATCAAAGCTGTTATCAGCTT from Drosophila subobscura isolate 14011-0131.10 chromosome O, UCBerk_Dsub_1.0, whole genome shotgun sequence encodes:
- the LOC117899121 gene encoding dolichol-phosphate mannosyltransferase subunit 3 gives rise to the protein MTNLQRWLFYATLFAVPYLSVVLGTVQTQFTSKYLLQIQLLPLLLLVLFGVYSVWTVLYRTFTFNDCPEAAKELQAEILEARKDLIAKGFRFRD
- the LOC117896510 gene encoding protein yellow, with the translated sequence MSRIQSAVLLLCVFSAVQCQQLFVKQLHTLHQWTNLSSSHQFLPVDVDIEYGDEGRHRTFLTIPRLSLETPFTLATVLASDNELVENPRLEAYPNAEWHLPPNNCSGITSAIRTFIDECWRLWVVDSGQVNSLQLCPPQILTFDLVKDELVQRHTLPPNAYTPRVSIFTALVVDLAESGAPNKCLGGKAYIADAWGYGLIVYDSLTGKSWRIEHESMKPSSVERLARSSNSHAGIFTVSLSPSEVEDRFLYFHTLNGFNEFAIPLSLVNNETVWQSANSSAVKDQFRVLGTRGIQCESEVMDNSGNLYCSLISLGALISWKEHSNYTADDLRVVAYNPQKIKFVTGLKINRNSKGEEELWALSSEPKLFVGGTLRESEVEFQIIGCRTADLLANTPCTVGAAETPPIPV
- the LOC117896677 gene encoding protein yellow, which encodes MYLLPLLLSALASLSAAQYFTHRPKPHQPAFEHDPQYRELQRVYEWKNIQYGFPSERDREEVLRNGRYNPDSPIPIDIDVYYPPQGGAARHFITTPRFGQGVPYSLGYVTQVQRENGSEIQAYPSYDWHKSHGGDCNGLTSVYRVHIDACGQMWILDSGEIEFVQHCAPQVVVIDLASNQLIHRYRLPEDTFKAKVSRFVTILADIQDPPPLGVCKEAFVYMADPTSKAIVVYDVKANKSWRVENKFTYPDARFGTHTVAGESFELLDGALALAVTPNGLGLRRHLIFHALSNELELAIPLDVLQNSTRWQRGISSSLEEFVALGRRGVQCAAHAVSRSGFWFCGFLEPIGIFGWNIQTPYTKANLKLLALNPKTLQFVSGMKIVTRPSDGREELWLLSNRLQRVFGGTIDYKEINYRVQRCDVDDMLQGRGCVGS